The following are encoded in a window of Oncorhynchus mykiss isolate Arlee chromosome 11, USDA_OmykA_1.1, whole genome shotgun sequence genomic DNA:
- the LOC118937336 gene encoding uncharacterized protein LOC118937336 isoform X1, translated as MYSLDTASKNITFHKMHLAGWILAVALVFGTSNLKITSAGPLHAQCKVEWYFGIPCRQVYEGLVTQIKQWRTMSSCVMGGQRCLYKLQAASIHFIAAKHTTPFKKTVDDLTFRLVSFEFFTHCHVSAMSVSESWYAIRDHGTNYCNLYNLMEGSGLTDAPGYKEITSDFLCTQRSSADCTVY; from the exons ATGTATTCCTTGGATACTGCTTCAAAAAATATTACTTTTCACAAGATGCATTTGGCAGGGTGGATCCTTGCGGTGGCTCTAGTTTTTGGGACCTCAAATCTCAAGATCACATCCGCGGGACCTCTCCATGCACAATGCAAAGTAGAATG GTATTTTGGGATCCCCTGTAGACAAGTCTATGAAGGTCTGGTCACTCAGATCAAGCAGTGGAGGACCATGTCCAGCTGTGTGATGGGGGGACAGAGGTGCCTCTACAAG CTCCAGGCAGCCTCTATCCACTTCATAGCAgccaaacacaccacaccatttAAGAAGACTGTCGATGACTTGACGTTCCGTCTGGTCTCCTTTGAGTTCTTCACCCACTGTCACGTCTCG GCCATGTCTGTCTCAGAGAGCTGGTATGCCATTAGAGATCACGGCACAAACTACTGCAACCTCTATAATCTCATGGAAG GAAGTGGCCTTACAGACGCCCCTGGATACAAAGAGATAACGAGTGACTTCCTGTGTACCCAGCGGTCCTCTGCTGACTGCACTGTATACTGA
- the LOC118937336 gene encoding uncharacterized protein LOC118937336 isoform X2: MSSCVMGGQRCLYKLQAASIHFIAAKHTTPFKKTVDDLTFRLVSFEFFTHCHVSAMSVSESWYAIRDHGTNYCNLYNLMEGSGLTDAPGYKEITSDFLCTQRSSADCTVY; encoded by the exons ATGTCCAGCTGTGTGATGGGGGGACAGAGGTGCCTCTACAAG CTCCAGGCAGCCTCTATCCACTTCATAGCAgccaaacacaccacaccatttAAGAAGACTGTCGATGACTTGACGTTCCGTCTGGTCTCCTTTGAGTTCTTCACCCACTGTCACGTCTCG GCCATGTCTGTCTCAGAGAGCTGGTATGCCATTAGAGATCACGGCACAAACTACTGCAACCTCTATAATCTCATGGAAG GAAGTGGCCTTACAGACGCCCCTGGATACAAAGAGATAACGAGTGACTTCCTGTGTACCCAGCGGTCCTCTGCTGACTGCACTGTATACTGA